A single Branchiostoma floridae strain S238N-H82 chromosome 11, Bfl_VNyyK, whole genome shotgun sequence DNA region contains:
- the LOC118426719 gene encoding uncharacterized protein LOC118426719, whose amino-acid sequence MKELLDQQKLYYKDLLDRQEQNFRSFVQISTDSTNQRMDNLVREMQDLKSSLQFSQDELKDLKADKDSNLKKIKQLEQDIASRNDDVSTGLTEKLDYIENQSRRNNLIFDGIKEEKGETWEQAEMKVKDVIKKKLHINPVHIEIERAHRNGKPGERPRPIVAKFLRYKDKQTILGKAKMLKGTSIYVNEDFSDRVRRKRKELQPALRAARERGQLAYIRFDK is encoded by the coding sequence ATGAAGGAACTGTTAGACCAACAGAAACTATACTACAAGGACCTTTTAGACAGACAGGAACAGAACTTTCGATCTTTCGTGCAAATAAGTACTGACTCTACTAACCAAAGAATGGACAACCTAGTGCGAGAAATGCAGGATTTGAAATCCAGCTTACAGTTTTCCCAAGATGAACTGAAAGATCTGAAGGCCGACAAGGATAGCAATTTGAAGAAGATAAAGCAGTTAGAACAGGATATTGCATCGCGCAACGACGACGTGTCCACAGGTCTCACCGAAAAACTAGATTACATCGAAAACCAATCAAGACGAAATAATCTGATCTTTGATGGCATCAAAGAAGAGAAAGGGGAAACGTGGGAGCAAGCTGAGATGAAAGTTAAGGACGTGATCAAGAAGAAGCTGCACATAAACCCAGTCCATATTGAGATTGAGAGGGCACACAGAAATGGAAAGCCAGGAGAGAGGCCACGTCCAATCGTCGCAAAGTTCCTCCGCTATAAGGACAAACAAACCATCCTCGGGAAAGCCAAAATGCTGAAAGGGACTTCAATCTATGTGAATGAAGACTTCTCCGATAGAGTTAGAAGGAAGAGAAAGGAGCTCCAGCCGGCTCTACGTGCAGCTAGAGAGAGAGGACAGTTAGCTTACATTAGGTTTGACAAATGA